The genomic interval TCGACTTTGCGACCCTGGCGCGGCGGTACCCTGCCGACGCCGCCCTGCCCTGCTGGCACCATCCCCGCCTCGCCGACTGCCTGCCCAACCAGGTACTCCTGGCGGGCCTGCAGTTTGGGACGGCCATCACCGAGGACGTGGCCCTGCGCGGGAACCTGCGCCGGGTGGCCGCCTTGCTGGCGGACGACGTTGCCCCGGCGCGGCTCGACCGCCCCACCTTCCGCCGGCTTCACCTGCAAATGGACCGGCTTACCCGATCCTACCGGCCCGCCCTCACGCTGATTGAGATGCTGGTGGAGGGCCAGGGGCTGTCCGCCGACGGCGAGGCGCACCCGCTGCAACTCCCGGGATTCCTCTTCGACATGAACCGGTTCTTCCAGGCGCTCCTCACGCGCTTCCTGACTGAGAACCTGGAGGGATATACGGTACGCCCCGAATACCGGCTCACGGGAATGCTCGGCTACCATCCCGACTATAACCCCCGGGGCCGGACAGCCCATGCGCCCCGCCCCGACATGCTCGTCGTACCCGCCACTGCCGCTGCTGGCCCATCGGGTCCCGCCCCTGCACCGGCGGCGGTACTCGACGCCAAGTACCGCGACCTCTGGGAGAATCCCCCTCCGCGGGACATGCTCTACCAGCTGGCCATGTACGCCCTCAGCACGCCGGGCCGCTCCGCGGCCATCCTGTACCCGACCACCTGCCCCGTGGCCAGCGAGCAGCGCGTTGAGGTACGCGACCCCGCTTCCGGCTCCCGCCAGGCCCTGGTAGCCCTGCGCCCCGTCCACGTGGACTACCTCGCCGCACTCATAGACGCGCCAGCCGCCTCCTCGACCGCCCTCCGCCGCCAGCGCCGGCAGTACGCCCACTACCTCGCCTTCTCCCGCTCCCCCGCGCCATGAAGGCCCGCGCGTGCGCCGGCCGCCGGGGTGCGCGCCCGCACTCATCCTGCCGGACGGTGCGGAAAAGGGGCTGCTAGCCGAGCCCCCAGCAGGCAGTAACACCCACCACCGGGATACACCGGGATGGGCTTGACTTGCTTAACAGATTTGTATAGCCTGATGTGGAGGTGATGCCGCGTGACCTGGGACGAAATCGCAGACCGCGCCTCTGCCGTAGGGGTCCCCCCGGAACTCTTCTTCCGGGAAGAGCTGCAGAAGTGCGTCCTGGCCTGCCTCAGCGCACAGGAGTTCTTCACAAAAGCAGTCCTCCAGGGCGGCACCGCCCTCCGACTATTCTACGGCAACCCCCGGTTTTCCGAGGATCTGGACTTTGTACTCCGCGCACCGGATCACCCGACAACCCTTGAGGCACACGCGAACACCATCGGCGCATTCGTGCGGACCGCCTTTCCCTTCGTGCACGAGACCCGAATCACAACACAGAAACAGACGCCCGCGCTGGAACGAGTCATACTCCGCGTGCGCGGGCCCCACCCAGCACAAAACCTGCGCCTCAACCTGGAATTGGCGGCCGTGCCGTCATACTCCAACCTTCCAAAGACGCTGGCCTACCAGCCGCTCAACCCCACGGTGAGGGTGGAATCCCTGCCCGAGATCCTGGCCGACAAGGCAACCGCAATCATCTTCCGGCCCTATCTCAAAGGCAGAGACGTGTGGGACCTGCACTACCTCATCGAAGAACGGGGCCTCAGTATTGACTGGAGCACGGTGGCGCGGAAGGCAAACGACTACGGACACTCCGCGGCAAAGCTCCGCGCACTCACTGCGGCGGCTGCCGAAAAGCTTGCCCGCGAGGGCACCTCCGCCCTGGCATACGAAATGTCCCGATTCCTCAGCCCCGCGGCACTCCGACAGTACGCAGACACCTTTCCGGCAATGGCCGAGGCTGCGGCCCGCAGCTTCCAACAACCTGAACCAAGCCGGGGGAGGGAACTCGAGCTGTGAGAACAGCCGACTGGATGCGCCTGTTCAAGGAGCATCGCCGGAAGAAGCTATTCTCGCTCGCCGACCTTGTCCAGCTCACCGACGAGAAGAGGCCCTCCCTCCTGGTGCAGCTCTCCCGCCTGGAAAAGGCAGGACTCGTCGACCGGGTGGCCCGGGGGTGGTACGCAAACCCCTTCAATCCCCCCGCCCTCGACGAGATCGCCACCGCCATCAG from Bacillota bacterium carries:
- a CDS encoding nucleotidyl transferase AbiEii/AbiGii toxin family protein is translated as MTWDEIADRASAVGVPPELFFREELQKCVLACLSAQEFFTKAVLQGGTALRLFYGNPRFSEDLDFVLRAPDHPTTLEAHANTIGAFVRTAFPFVHETRITTQKQTPALERVILRVRGPHPAQNLRLNLELAAVPSYSNLPKTLAYQPLNPTVRVESLPEILADKATAIIFRPYLKGRDVWDLHYLIEERGLSIDWSTVARKANDYGHSAAKLRALTAAAAEKLAREGTSALAYEMSRFLSPAALRQYADTFPAMAEAAARSFQQPEPSRGRELEL